Genomic segment of Heliangelus exortis chromosome 7, bHelExo1.hap1, whole genome shotgun sequence:
CTTTGGGGGACCTCGATGTGAAAATAAGCTTCACTGGGGTGTGTTGGGGAGGGAGCTGATTCATGGCCCAGTGTCAGTGCAAGTATTTTCCCCTGCCTAGTGAGCTGTGACTAGGAGAGTCTGAGGTTACTTAAAGTATAAACTCACCGTGCTGCTGTCTTTGAGGGGCATCACAGACATATCCTTCAGACCAAGATTAGCTTTAGACACTCACAGCTCATCTGTCCCAGCTTTAAGAGAGAATGACTCTTTTAAATGCAGTCTGTGGGTCCAAATTCAATCTAAACCTGGACGTTTATTTAAAGTATTGAAATGCAATAAACAGGGCCCTGTAGGCTTGGACTGCAGACGTCGAAGACATGCAAGTCAATTACACTTGACAATGCTGTAATAGCTCCGAGTAAGCGGCACCCCTTGGACCCCCTCCCCCAACCCCCCCGGCTCTGTCACGATGTCGGGGCTTTCAGCCGAGGTGCCAGGGAGCCCAGCGACATCTGCAACACAAAGGAGGCGAAATGTGGCAGCAAATGTACAACTGGGTTCAGCTAAAATGGAGAAAAGGTGGTGTTTCGAGCCATGAATGCGTAGGCAAAATCTGAAGgccttcctccctttttttcccccaaaatccccagATAAAACTTCTGGAAAGACGGTTCGTATGAGACACTCCCAGGACGCAAGTATAAACCTAGATTCGCGCCCACAGGAGTGAAGggagatttttctcctcttaccGGTGGGAATGCTAAGGCGTTACAGGATGCGTCCCCACAACTGTCCCGGCTCTAGCAGCTCTTGTTTAAAAGCAGCGGGGCCAAGGTGCCCAGAAGGGACATGGGTTGGCATAGTTTGGCGTGGAAGCTTTATTCCCCCCTCCCAGGCTGAACGGAATGACCCTGATCTCTGCTCCTCGTCCTAACGAGCCCCGAGTCGCCGTGCGGGCGCGGTTCCCGAGGGTCGCGCACGACCGCTGCCGTCCCGCGGGGAACTTGGGTCTGAGGGCTGCTGGGGCAAGCGCTTTGCTTGCGGGGGAAGAGTGCCAAGCTGACGGAGCGAAGAGAGAAGCCCTCTCTCTTTTGGTCGCTTTCCAAGCATTTTTAACAGAGGAAGGATGTAATAACATGCCACGGGCAATAAATCATAGGCTAGCTACTCCCCCCCGgctcccctcccccagccccggcGGTCCCGGCCTCCTCTATAGAGGGAGGGGAGTGGGGGACTCCAGCAGAGcgcagcagcagccaggacgAGCAGACCTGTGCCCGCCTCGCGCCCTGCCAGCCACCCAGCATGGACCTCcgagccctggctctgctcgCCTTTGCCCTGGCCATCATCTCCCTCTCGGAGGGTAAGTGAGCTGTCGGGAAACCGCGCTCTCGCTGCCTGCCGGCCGTCTGCTGCGGGCGTGGAGAGCCCGGCCGGGAGACACGGTCCTGCGGGAATCTCCgctcttcccccctctcccttaGTTCGACCGTGCTCCCGGCTCTGGCGCCCGCCGTGGTTCAGCCGTACGCGTCGGGCGGACCCGAGGGATAGCTGTTGGGAACTGGAAGCAGGCAGGCGCTCCCTCCCTCATTCTATCGCTCGCTTTTTCTCAAAAGAAGGGTGGTCAAAGCTGCCCTCTTCACCAAATTCATCCCATATTGAAATCAGCTGGGAGAAGACTTGCGGCAGCGCTCGGCCTGCAGGGAGGTGGTCGGGTTACAAAATACGCGTATCgatttctcctttaaaaaaaaacaaccctaaaagTTACAAGAAACGAGAAACAGGCGATTGTTCGGTTCCTTTTCTGTCCTCTTTCGTGATCTATCTTCCCTCTATCAGGGCACAGATGAGCCTAACTGGCTCGAATTTATCGCGCTTCTGGCGCGGGTGCGCTGAGCGGTTTCGGGAGGGGACGCGGAGAAGTTCACTGACGAGAGCTCTGGGGGAATACGGGCTAGCAGAGGGCGGCATTTGTCACTAAGGCAGAGGCACCGCAGCGGCCCGTCTCGCCCCGCGCCGGGCTCCGCGATCCCGCCCGTCACCCCCCAGTCCCGCTGCAGCCGCAGCTGACCCGCTTGTTCGCCCGCTGCCCGCCGTGGGACCCTCTCAGTGGGGACAGGGCCGGAGACCGCGGCAACCGGCGCCCCTTGTTCCGCATCCCGCGAACAGCGGGGAGCCCAGAACCGCGGGGATCCGAGGCGGGGGGGACATCGCAGAGCAGCCGCTCTCCCCACCTGTGGCGGGGCTGGAACTGTGGGGGGATGTCCTGCCCGAGCCTCTGGGCATCTCCCGAGCCCTCCTTCCACGGCTGTCTTCTCGCCTGGCAGAGATTTGATACCTTTTCTCCCCTCATCGAAAGCTTGATGGATAGGTAATGAGCGCTCTTTCAGACCTTCGCTCCCGTCTCATTTTCCCATCCTGGTGACCGAAACTTGGGTGTTGACCATCCAGAGCGGTAGAAAATGCCCTCCGGTGCCCTCTTTGTTTAGCCTGAAAGAGTTAACTGCTCCCGATAATTTCGCCGATACCTTTCCTCGGTGCTGTCCCAGCAGCAACCCCGTCCCGGTAAGGTACAATCAATGCCGGCACCGCTCAGCGCTGCTCCACACCCGGCCAGGTGGCTCTGGTCCCCGCTGGCGCTGCGGGCTGGGAAGAGAACATGCAGGCAGCGAAGGCAAACCCAGAGGCCGAGGGTGCCAGGGCCAGCCCAGACCCACCGCCACTGGCCCATCGCCCCGCGGAGTGCCTGCATGGCggagctcccagctcctgggcgGCCTGTCCCGGCCGGAGGCAGATGCCCAGGAAACCATAGCGGgcttccttctcctctgaggGCGAGTCTGGGTCAGGAGCGAGCTGGGGTAGCCTGACGGCCCCCCATTAAGGTTGCAATGCGGACTGGGGTGGGGGACCGGGAGCTGCCGGGGATGCAGatgttttccctctccttcccgCTGGCAGCTCTCAGGGCCGAGGAGCTGGCGAAGCTGCCCGGCAGAACTTAGCTGGCAGCAAACGGTAGCGGGAGTCTTTTTGGCAGGATAAATGTGTCAGGGACACGGCTACCTGAGTAAGGAAACAGTTTAAAAGGGCCGGACAAATAGCAACGTAAGGAGAGAGTCCCCACCGCCTTGCAGTGAAAAGAGATTTGTTTCCCACTTCTTTACATGTCATGGAGCTCTCTCAACCCTGACCCAGGTGAGGGCTTGCAGGTCTTATCTTTGGCAGGTGAGGAGGGCAGGTGAGCTCTCAATTCTTCCTAGATACCCTGAAATAGTTGTATCTGCCTATCACAGACTCCCCAGGTAAATAGAGCTATTCTAGTCTTAAATTTGCTAGCTTTCTCCTGATACTGACAAATACACCCTTGGATGAACAGGAGTAAAATGATGCTTCTAccaaatattttgtcttttcataTTCATCCTGCTTACTTGGGTATAGCTTCCCTCTCTGCTCAAGTGCCCAGAGCTTCATAGCCCACACAGCAAGTCATTAACAGTAACTTTGCAGGAGAACTGGCAACTCATTTGTTCTCTTACTGTCCAGTTCTAGTGTGAGTTAGGCAAGGCAGAACCCTATAGAGTGAAATAAGTATTGTCCAGATGCTCTGTGAAGGAGATTTTTATGAGTGCTTTGTCTCTAGAAAGAATCTAGTCTCTAGAAAGAATCACAGTAGAAGTGAGTAttcagagcagcaaaatcagtCCTTGAATTAGAAAACAGTAAAActctttattattaaaaaaaaaaatctaaagacCCCAAATCTATAACCCTTTGAACCCTTCTAGCCAAGACCAAAGAGAGGAGTTCCTTAAGAAAATGAGTAAAGAAATGACTCAGTAGCATCTGCCTCTTCTTTAACTTTTGATcatattaatacattttaacCAAATGTGCCAAACAGATAAAGGTCTCAAAAGCTTTATGTACCATCAGTTTCATGAAAACTCATGTTTTTACATAACATTGCAATTAACAGACTATACTAATTTGTCCTACTGAGAGAATGGCTTTAGCTTGTGCTCAGTGTTTGTTAGACATCAGAGAATCCATAGAGCATTGACTTCTGCAGTGCAAATCTGTGCAACCGTTGTCTTAACCAGTTCTACTGTGCTTGGAAAAATTTGTTTCAAATGACAAAAGGAAGAAGTTTGTCTGCATCAAAGTAAGACCAGAAACATCTACCCAAACTATGGCCCCTTCCCCTCCTACTTTAGGATGATAAAATCATGTGTTGGCAAATGGCATATGCATTAGTTTTCCCTGGTTTTCAGCCAAGCTCTTAGAGCTGGAATGCTGGAGGGACAGTGACAAGAGATACTGGTTCCCTGTTGGTGATGCTGAGAGATgtctcagtcagtgtctgtgCTACTGCTGCCCTAGTGCTCGGTGCTTTCTGGTCAACAACCAAGGACCAGTGAAACAGCcaagagatttttctgctgGAAGGCAAATTATTATTCCACTTGGCATGGGGTAAAAGAGAAATACCAAAGAATGAGGCTTTCCCTCTTCTGTGCTGTGCCTTTCTTGGGTGGGAAACAACTTTGAGACTCATGGACATGTTAGTCATGGTTTAACTTTCTCCTGATTTCAAGTGGAATGTGATCAGAAGTCCCTCTCCCAGTCTCAGACAGGACAGGATCAAATTCTCAAATCATAGATCTGTACAGTTTATCTCTTGCACATTATTTAGGGCAAAGCTTGCTTAAAGTTGGTTGGTACAAGCTTGCAGATATGCTTCCACTGCAGCTGTACTGAGCATTGTTGTATGACTGTATTCAATTTCAGCCTTCCTTTCCAGTACATACTCACTGATGTGTAGCTGTCAGGCAGATATGCTCTGAGAAATCCTAACACCTTTCTGCCCCTGCTTCTACATTAGCAGTAGTCAGTTTAGTGCATGTTTGTGAGGTTCACCCTGCAGTCCTCCTTTCTCATCCCCCTGAAGATGGGATCTTCTTCTCCCATTTAGTAACTCATAGATTATATTACTGTTTGGACAACCATaaagctgacagaaaaaaatcctccaatTATGTTAAATTTAAAGTCCAGATCCTGGTGTGAATCTGGAGAAACTCTGTTCCCATTGATAAATTCCTTTCTGTTTGCCCATCTACCTATGAGATCTGATTCTGGCTCATCTCTTGGTAGAGAcacttagaaaaaaagaggtttctCTCCTGACAGCTGGGTATTCTCACCGTTATGTGTGGTTTTATATGTGCTAGAGACTGTCACTGGTAAATGTGCAATAAATGCAGATCAGCTGCACTTGAAAAAGCTGTCTCTTTTCTCACCTTTCTAGACAGCAGTTTAGGGATTCCAAGCCTTTCCCTGCTCTTTAGCTCTCCATTTGCCTTTAAGGGAACTGGGTTTATGAGCTGCCAGTGCTCCTGTGTGGCTAAATAAACAGGGCAGCAGATTGCCATGTGGGATATAATCCCTGTCAGATGCAGTTCTGACCATCTACAGCGTGAGCCAGACATGAGGCTTAGGTGTAAGAATTTGATTCATCCCAGAGGCTGAAAACTGCTCCAATGGGAAATTGTTTAAAATCTTAGCTCCTTCTAGACTTCCAGGCGAGGTTTCTGAATTTGCATTTTAGTGTGCTTGGAGCTTTGAAGCTTGAATACAGAGTACACACTGAGTACTTATCAATGTGCACTCAGTTGCCAGTAATTAAATTCTCCCACGGAGAAATCAGGTAGCAGGACTTTATCAGAGGCTGCAGTAAGAGCCAGACTGCTATTCTAAGTTATGCCTGTACATTCATTGATGATTTTTAGCCTGGGGGGCTAAACTTACTGCTGTGCCTTAACCAGTCTGGTGTATATGGAGAGCACACTGTCTGGCAAGGgtcttttcagctgctgttacTTTGCCACAGGGTGGGAGTTCAAAAGATTACAAAGTTCTGCTTAGCCACTGTGGTCTCGCAGCTCCGAATCGCATCTCCCAGTGCAAAAGTCTCTGCTGGGAGTAAAGGTTGTCTGCAGTGGGGAAAGGTCAGTCCCTGGGCCCTGGGAAAGCCTGAAAGACTCGGGGCTTTTCTCTAGCCAGTAAGTCCCCCATGAAAAGCCTGCACCTGAGCCGAACGGTTTTGATTTGAACTCTTTGGAATTCGGGGCTTTCTTCTGGCTACCTTCTAATTTGGCCTGGGGTCAAAATCATTTGACAAGAACAACACTGAGGACAAGTGCCCCCTCTTTTGGTCTTTATCTTGTCTTAATTACCAGGAGCATCCCGGCGCAATGGAGCGGCTCCTTATTCTAATCTCTTCTTTACTTATCtccattttctctccctcttcttttgTCTTCCAAAATCCCAGGCACCACTATTGAAAGGCTGAGTACTGGAGTAAAAGGATTGTACTGTGAGCTGCGGGCAAATGCTCTCTCAAAGCTCCAGCTTttctattgcatttttttcacctGCATATTTGGAGGGAGCGCCTATTAGCCCTGGTCTgtgtctctgtgctgctgatcGGCAGCAAGAGGGAGTAAAgtgtcttttcttttcctgtgtccCGCAGAGAAACCCGTCAGCCTGACTTACCGATGCCCCTGCAGATTCTACGAGAGCAACGTGGCAAGAGCCAATATTAAGCACCTCAAAATCCTCTCCACACCCAACTGCTCCCTTCAGATTGTGTAAGTCTCTTGCTCCTTTCAGCTGGGTGCAAATCTCAGGTGTCAAAAGTCACAGAGCTGGTTCCTGCTTTGGTGGCTGCAATGTGTTCTGTGTCTCATGCCACATTTTCCAATTAATCTCTCCTCTCATGTGTCAGATACAGCTGGACCCAGCTTTACCTCACACAAAGGAGCCCAGCTAGATGTTTCCCAgctgtgttctgcttttgtgACCCCCCTGTGACAATGTGACTGTTTCCCCATGGGTATGAGAGCAGGAGTGTCAGGCTGTTCACTGCCATGGATGTGGAGCATCATACCTTGGGCAAAAGACTTTACAGTGGTCTGAGTCTTCTAATGCTCCACTGCTCCTTAGGGAGCCACTCaacaagcaaaagaaatttctgGATTTTGTCTTGCCTTACACAGGAGGTACGGACCCTAAACATGTGCTGGCCTGGTCTAGGGACACACCAGTCAGTGATTGACTCAGTAAATCACAGAAATTATGAGTTCCCAACAGAAAAGGATCTCTTcaattttgttgaaaaaaaaaagacctcacTGATTTTCAGTAAAAAACGAAGTGgcaaatatgtgtgtgtgtttttagaAGGGTCTTTCTGGTTCATTTGTTCATGGGTGACCCCCTCCATCCTCTATCAAAATTCAAAATGaactcatttttatttatatgattttttttcttttttaaaccacTTTGAGTGGATCATACACATTTTCTcatgtgtgtttctgtgttaGGATTTGATAGAGGACATTCAAGAAAATGTAAACTTCAgatgagaaataatttcctttcacAAAAATGGCAAAACCAGCTGGGATTAACTAATCTCTACCTATAAACCATTTAGAGGCAAGCTTCAACAGTGCAACAAAGTATAGATCTGTGCTTTTGGACAATCAATGGGTGTCCTAAGGGTCCCAGTGCTAAGgcttattttgaattttctggactagtttaaagaaaataacagtCATTTAAGAAAGGATAGAGCATACCTTTATCTCTTAATTAATGTGGAATCATATTTATTAGAGATAGATAAGAGCATGATATGCAGAAACACAAACAGCTCATGTTCTTGTCCATTCCTGACCCAAATGTGTTCGTTTGCAATGTGATTTAGTGGCACGCAGATCACATGAACCTATAGATATAGGTCTTTTTCTTACTTCATAGAAGTAAGGTATTTAGAATCTTTCTTCCAAATACCCTTGAAACATCATGAGTTCAAACTAAGTCTTTATTGAAACAGAAGCGATATGGAAATCAGAACTATCATGTAAATTTTTCAGCTTGATGTTTTTAAGCACACCCTGAAGTTAGTGGATATGCATTATAAAGTGAAGGTGTGAGTAACTTAAAAGCTATTGTTTTCAGGACTAGAGACACTCAGTAAAATCCTATG
This window contains:
- the CXCL12 gene encoding stromal cell-derived factor 1 isoform X2; this encodes MDLRALALLAFALAIISLSEEKPVSLTYRCPCRFYESNVARANIKHLKILSTPNCSLQIVARLKSNSKQVCIDPKLKWIQEYLEKALNKRFKM